The Halarchaeum grantii genome contains the following window.
CGGCGGCTGAACGAACGCGTGTGTGCGGCGCTCGGGGAGCGCGGCGTCCCGGCGGTCCCACATCACCCGCACTCGGCGGGATACGTCGACGGCGACGAGACGCTGGCGCTCCCGCCGGACGGCGTCGGCGCGAAGCTCGACGAGGGGTTCCTGCCGGTGTTGCACGGCGACGTCGTGACGCACGTCGGCGCGGGCGCGACGGTGGTGAGCGGGGACGACCTCGTGGTGACGCTCGCGCGCGGCCTCGACGCGGACCGCGTCGGCGTCTGCTCGACGGTTCCCGGCGTGCTGGACGACGGTGGCGACGTGATTCCCGAGATAACGGCGTACGCGGACGTCGCGGACGTCCTCGGTGGGAGCGATTCGACGGACGTCACCGGGGGGATGGCGGGGAAGGTCCGCGCGCTCCTCGCGCTCGACGCGCCCGTCTCGCTCTTCGGCCCGGACGCGCTCGCGGCGTTCCTCGCGGGCGATGAACCGGGGACGCTCGTCGACTGAGCCGCCAAAACACTTGCAACGGTGGGGGGTGGCCGAGAGCGCCTGAGTACGAAGCTTTAACTAGGAATCGTTGATCCACCAGACCATGCCACGACAGGACTCGCGGACGGGGCGGCGGGCGTTCCTCGGGACGCTCGGGGCGGGGATCGGTGTCGCTCTCGCCGGTTGCGGTGGTTCCGGTACGGGGGCCGATGGCCCCTACTTCAGAGATGGGTTCGAGGACGGGACCGACGCGTGGACGGCCGTCGAGGACGGCTGGGGGCGAAGCGACGAATACGCCCACGAGGGCAACTACGCCGCGAGTATCGATGCCGACGGGACCACGGAGGTTATCGCACGGGCCACGCTCGCGGAGCCGCGACAGCCGAGCGAGTTCGAGTACGCGTGGCGCGAGACCGCGGGTAGCTACGGCGGCGGCGTTCGGCTCGTGAACGAGAGCGGCGACGTCGAACTCGCGTTCGCGACCGATAACCCACAGTGGGTGGTCGGCGACGCGAACTCGACGACGCAGGTCGCGGAGGGTGTCGGCTACGAGACGTGGGTCCGGACGGCCGCGTCGTTCGACTGGAGGGCGGGGGACGCCGAGGTGACGTTTCAGGACGCGTCGTCGGAGGCGTCGTACTCGGGGCGTCACTCCCTCGCCAGCGTGGAGAACATCGCGGCGATCGAACTGTACGCCTACACGAGCGAGAACAACTGGATGAACACGTCCTGCGAGATGTGGTGGGACGATATCGTCGTGCACCGCTAGCCCGGCGTCGAGTGCGGTGTGCGTCCCACTACGACGACGCCGTGGGGGTTAGACGTCGTCGAGGGTGGCGCGCTCCTCGTCCGTGAGGTCGATGCCGCTCGCGGCGACGTTCGCCTCGAGGTGCTCGACGCTCGAGGTGCCCGGAATCGGGAGCGTGACGTCGCTGTGGTCGAGGAGCCACGCGAGCGCGATCTGGTAGACGGAGGCGTCGTGGGCGTCCGCGACGGATTCGACTGCCTCGCGCGTCTCGCCCTCGAAGCCGCTGCCCCAGCCGACGGGCGCGTAGGGGATGAAGCCGATGTCGTGTTCCTCGCAGGCCTCGAGCACGTCCTCGTGCTCGCGGTTGCCGACGTTGTACTCGTTCTGGACGGTCGCGACCTCGACGTGCTCGCGTGCGGTCTCGAGCTCCTCGACGGTGACGTTCGAGAGGCCGACGTGCTCCACGAGGCCGTCGTCCTTCAGCTCGGCGAACGCCTGCACGGACGCCTCGAACTCGGTG
Protein-coding sequences here:
- a CDS encoding isopentenyl phosphate kinase: MTTVLKLGGSVVTAKDEPETVDADALAAAADALADATDASNDADVVLVHGGGSFGHPHAAEHGVSPTAGTHDAGAVREIHGAMRRLNERVCAALGERGVPAVPHHPHSAGYVDGDETLALPPDGVGAKLDEGFLPVLHGDVVTHVGAGATVVSGDDLVVTLARGLDADRVGVCSTVPGVLDDGGDVIPEITAYADVADVLGGSDSTDVTGGMAGKVRALLALDAPVSLFGPDALAAFLAGDEPGTLVD
- a CDS encoding aldo/keto reductase gives rise to the protein MVSNQSDTFDIGGELTVHRLGFGAMRLCGPDIIGPPEDEANARDVLQCADDVGVDFIDTADSYGPGVSERLIGEALDASRDDLVVATKAGLLRNRESDWIAHGDPDYIRNQVLASRDRLGVETIDLYQFHRPDPDTEFEASVQAFAELKDDGLVEHVGLSNVTVEELETAREHVEVATVQNEYNVGNREHEDVLEACEEHDIGFIPYAPVGWGSGFEGETREAVESVADAHDASVYQIALAWLLDHSDVTLPIPGTSSVEHLEANVAASGIDLTDEERATLDDV